AACAACGTAAGAATTTAAGCATGTTTGTGGTAATAATCGTCATTGTTTTATGTTTTACGTGCATCTCCTAGGGCCAGGCACTAAACGCGACGCCCATTTTGCACTTAAAACATCAAGTTGACGAGCCTAAAAGTGGCTTAAGTGACTTGAGGCCGAAACGATTTGAACTCATCTTATGTAACCGTATGTTCTCCAGTTCTCACAGTCTCCCCTTTAATCTGAACATCCATTTTCTGCTTCATCCTAGTCAGTTTTCTCTTATGCCCTTGCTAACAACCGTAACCAAAGATCATATCCTAATTCTTGACTATTTATTTTCTGCTGCCTGCGTAAATCATCTTTACAGAATTAAGTCTAGTTCGTTTTTAGTATCAGTTAATTTAAAGATGCAAAGCTAAATAGCaaaaattacttaaatatttGATTCAGTTGCCGCTTACTAGGATGTTCATACCTGCGGTAAATAGGCCAGGTATAGTTCAGTTTGCGTTTGTAACTTACATTAGTAATCAGATTCTTCAGACtatgcataatttggaatggctAGAAAGTGAGTCAAGTAAATTTTAATAAACTGTTTTCATTGTTGTGTGACTTTTACGTCATAGTGTAGTGGTCAAAGTTTTTATCAAATGAATGACCAAGTTTGCCATCTCTTGTAGTTTTCAGTTTAGTATACAAGTCGCTTTGTTCAAAGGTCATGCCTTTTATTTGCCAATTCCTTGCCGTTATTTTATTGAAAGGTAAGTGGCATTAGAAAAAATCTAATAACTCTACGATGAAGTGTGGAAGCATATAAGTGGAAAAATAGAGTAAAATGTTTATGTAgtacttttaaattttaaacagTTCATGTCATGccacattttttaaaattgaaaatgttCAGTTGGGTTTATAACTAGATAACCTTCACAACTTGGTTCCAGTCTCACCTTAAGCAAATAATCAGTTTGTATTTAAAAATGGTTAAGGCAAATCATGAGTTATTGCGTCTTCTTGAAGAGTACAGTACGTCATGTATCCAACAATTAACGTTATACGTACAAACCCAATATACATAGGCCCAAGTTATCACAATTGATTTATAGGATAATCAAGCGGTTGTATTTgaggattttctttatttacagttTCTAACAAGAACAGTTATTCTAACAGCAATCAGAATGCAGAGAAGAATCAACTCTATTCAACAATCTAGTAACAAAGCAGCGGTGCTCGTGTGCGCAAGCGCACAAAATCGCTTCATAAAGAGAATTTCATAAACAGAGATAAAAAACTAAGAGTTGAGAGAAGCGAGTCATAGGAAGTGTTTCACATTCGTGTCTTAATGCATAGTCTTTGGTTGACAGTTCTTTGCGGGATATCGGATGAAGGGGTCAGATTAGTTTCCAGTGCGTTGGTAAGGCAGTGGTGGAGGGGTGGGACCCACTGGGAGGTGGGCACCTACGGGCACGTACCCTTGGGGACCAGCTGAAAATTGCAGGGAAATGGGGATACCCTCCGGGGCGGTGTAGCTGGAAAGACAAAAGTTGAGTACATAAGGTTACATCCATACTAGAGTTAAACGGTTAAGGACACGTCGGCACCTTGTCATATGCATGTAACACAGGTTGACAACTAGTCACCGACATTTAGTGGAGAAAGACTGGCCAGTGCTGGATAATGTTTTGATATATGTGCTACAAGTTAATACGTTAGACTTGTTtgacatgttttactgtattGTGGATGCACCATTACATTGTAAAGTTATGACAATGAAGTGTGTAGAGAGGAAACCTGCTTCCTTTCCAGGAATTCCAGAATAGTCTCAATTCTTTATGCTGACATATACTAAAGACCTAACATTAAAATAGGGTGCTATAACATTTCGGTTTTAAGATGGAGTTCTACAATTACAAGCACATTATGTAGTAGCAGGGTAAAGGGTGTGTCTCTTATGATATTTCACAATAGGCCGATACAACAGTAATGTCCACATAGGTCTATGTGGAAGTCTTTTAGACTGTTCTCCTTACCTCCAACTGCCAGACGATTCCTGTCCGTAGTTCTGTcttcctgcctcctgcctcttgatGCCGTTACCCGTCTCGTACTCGAAGGTGTATTCGCCATACGAGTTCTGAGTCCGGTCATCCTTCAGGATTGGAATGTGGGTCTTGTAGCTATCGGCCACAACAACAGCCACCAGGCAAGCGAGCTGAGAAAAAGGGGAGAGATTTGGCTGTTATTAAAATAAGGGAAAATGTACATGTCTGCTCCATCTCCACATACGTAGAGGTATACACAGGTTCATGAAGGGTTTGTTTCACTGCTGTTTGGCTTAATACAGTTGTGTGAACACTGCAATGTTTGGAGATCgtgtgaaaatgtatttttgCCTAATATTCACGTGATTGTGTTGTTCGCCCACTGCAGTCAAATATTGTAAGTAGGCCTACATGTCGGCAGATTATCTCGCACACACCAGAAACAGGTTGAATATGCGTCagttaatttattgattatttagcgTTTCGGAAGATTCCTTCTCCCCTTTAGTCGCTGACTTGTCTTCAATATGTTTGTGATATGGATGGGATTAAGGTCTGATGTGTTTTAAAGGTTTAATAGGCTATGATACTAATACAGGAAGTGGACCTTCAATTAATTTGCAAACCACTCTGGTAAAATGGACTATTAGTCTGTGGTATTACTGACTTAAGCGTCAGTTTCCTACTCTAGCTATGGATGATTTTAATCTTTAAAATTTGGTAATATTGTATTAATACATCAAAGCAAGTGTAGTTGTTGAtgtcttccagaaaaaaaataggTTGTGATGAAGGTTGttacattataatattattattgtttacttaACAGGTTAAACCTATTCACATGTAACAATCTCACAgaggccactggcttgaaattccagcttctagTGAATGCGGTGTCCATAATCTCAAGATGTGAAAACCTCGAATATCAGTAGATTTTATTCTCGTGACGAAAAGCTCATGACTTTTGTTGGTTAACATTCATGGCAGGTTTCTGAATGCGTCACCTGTCATACTTTCTCGTCTCGTCGGTTTGTGTGTAACTGTAGGCATAACTTTCGTTAGAATCTGCCTCTGGTGTCGCCCCCAGGCTGATTAGAAAACCGTGACTCACCCTCAGAGTGATTCACTCAGCATTTGTTATATAATTTAGGCTGTTTAAACTTTGGATCGGATGCCTTGTTTGTCGTTAAATCGTATAGGAGTGATGGGCTAAAAACAATTTCGTTGTTCTAACGGTAGAAAATAGCTGTGAATTATGTCTTGTGTAGGCATATGTATGCATTTTGTATGTGCAcatgcaaatgtatatatatttatgtataattatgctatgtatgtgtagatatatataaatgtaattttgaatgtatattttatatatatctgtatgtatgaacAGACTCTGCAAAGCATTTCCCACCCACTACATGAATGGACGAGAGTGAGattcaaatacttgaaaatgtgaatTCAAAATAACACCTCGTTTTACATCGTAGCGTCACGTTATGCATGGAATATATAAAAGATTATGGCAGATGAGGAACAAAGAAACGTAAAGTCCCAAAACCGAGGCAAGTCATTATTAAAATCCCTGAAAGCTATAAAGATTTTATAAAGTTTTGCCCGTACACGAACACAATCCACTTGACAAGTCCTTAACGACCCAGCAACGGCAGAGAACAGTAAAAATCCAAAGAGCTTTTCACTTACGAGGACCAGACGGTTCATGGCTGTCAGTACGATGTGCGGTTCCTTGCAACGTCAGGTGAACACTGATGATTGGCTTGTGAAGACTGTCCACTTTTATACTGTCTCTCCTTTCCTGTCAGTTCCTTTTTTTGGACGTACCGGATAGCCACGCCCCTTTTGACAGATGGTAAGAATTTCCCATACATAATCTTTCTTACATCAgctgcgtgtgtgtgcgcgcgcgtgcgagGTAGGTAGATGATTGCTTTTTTGCTTAGCTGTGTGTGCGACATCTGggagccagtctctctctctctctcctctctctctctctctctctctctctcatgtttcagGATATTTTTCTCTATACCctatcttgttttttttcattattcgttcataaataatataatatatataatatatatatatatatatatattaatattatatattatatatatatatatatatatatatatatatatatactaatatataatatatatatataatatatatatatatatatatatttatataatatatatatagcattttctGTCCATTTCCCCTTCTCGTACGTAACCATTTCCATTTCTAGcggttaaattctctctctctctctctctctctctctctctctctctctctctctctctctctctctctgtgtgcaacTTTCTATTTACTTCGTTATAGGTAATTTTCACTCTACGAAAATTGAAACTTTTAACATAAAAAGAAACGTGACTGTCATTGCgtataaattaataaactaaagtATTCCTCAGATATCTGCTTTGGATGCAATTCGATTTATGCTGTTAATATAAttgcaaagtttataacagtctgTTTATCacacccctttatggtttatggtTCGACGCGCACGTTAATCGGTAAGCACTTTGGTTAGCCGGTGGCTGGCTCTCTTATTGAGGTGTGATCTGATGTCGGTTGGTACTGAAAATACAGGAAAAGTTAAATATTTAGTTTAAGCGATATAGTCTAAACGTTCAAACCTAAACCTACTTCTATTACTCCCTATCAAACATTCTTGTAACCCCTTTCaatccgtttactgtacctccattcataatctttcttccatcttgatatccaccctctccaaacaattgtttgatagtgcaactgctttgaggttttcctcctgttacatctttcaaacctaccactctcaatttcctttccaacgctgaatgacctcataggtggcagtgcttgcctttggcctaaattctatattcaattcaattcaacctaTTACTTCCTGTATCAAACTTTCCTCACAGTTTTCTGCGTATTATGAAATTACACCTACTTCAGACTTATGTTAGACTTACGTTGAAAATTAGACTTACGTTTGAAAATTAAAATCTGTCATGGaggaaagttgtttttttttttattcatattgtgGACTTCTAACAGTTACAGTGTACGTGgtcatttatataattaaaacaaCATCGCTTTCTCACACATCTTAATGGAAAAGCGAACAAACTTCACTAGAGCAGAAATTCTAGgtatggaaagtaaaaaaaaaaaaataatgataaataagacCAAATAAAGCGGCAGTGTCTCGTCGAAGCTAAAAATAACTTTACGAATTATCATAAAAACAAGAGAGTGGTTCAACAATTGCACTTGTCGCGTTGCACCAATTTCAAGAGATGCAGTTTCGCAATTTCCGAGTgtaaggaatagcagaaaaacacTGCCCTTTTTTTCTCACAATCAGTCATGCCatagaataactctctctctctctctctctctctctctctctctctctctctctctctctctctctctctctagcatcacATGACCCATTGCCATCTACATCAGCTTCGTATAGTTTGGTacaattttagctttatttttctcCAACACTATACTTGAATATTGAACCACTGAACCGTGTTTAAATATTCTGGTATTATTGTATTAGTTGAGGTACTATATTTGAAGATTACAGTCGAGATGCAAGAGTTAAATTATGGTAGTTTCTTATTCCTGCCGATACTTAAGCTACACACATTCGGCTGTTAGACCATTCGTGACTGCGATAAAACTTTTATTGAAGTGATTAAAGCGATTTAAATTATCACGTCGTTGGTATgttgcttctgagagagagagagagactaccttgCTGGGATGAGTGCAATAAAGCTTGTTCCAAGTTGAAACAGCAACGGAGTGTGAGGCAGTACATTACCGTGAAAGCTTATAAGAAAATCggagcaaaattctctctctctctctctctctctctctctctctctctctctctctctctctctctccagttttttaCATTATGCATAAATGGTTGCAGAAGAATCATCTCTTGGACCAGCCATATGGGGTTTACAGATGCTGCACTTTTACCTGTTCGCAGGTTTGCAACAATTATGCTAATGAGGATGACATTACCAAACACGAGCTTGTCAAAACTATTGTATTACAAGAGTTGGACAAATTGATTCCTTATGGCCAAACTTGGACAGTTAGTGACAGAATACTTACATGGGTTCTTGCAGTGGCTGAGGTCTGCACAAACTTGGACAGCCAGTAGTGACAGAATGCTTGGATTATATAGTCTGGCTGAGCTCTGCACATTTACCTGTTAATGCATCATTTTTAAGTTAAGCCTTTAACCACCGCTTTTGGTGTATGTACCCcataagggggagggggagtttagtgccgtcattgcacctcaatGTGGTGCGCTCTGTAGgcatttctttttagatttttacCTGACCTCCATTCTGCTTCCTTTACGCAGTCTAGTTGTCCAACCACTGGCTGAAAGTGCACCAGCGCTTGGAATTATAACCTTACTTTCATAAATAATTATCTTGGTGTATATCCTTAATAGGGatggtatgtgtgtataaatataacacGTGCTATAAGCCAAAATCATCAACAGTAGGTTTGGGCAGTGCATATAAACCCATGGAATATCTATGGGGTAGGGTGTATGGCTTGCAACATGATTTCTAGACACTAAGAGCCCTTACACACGAGGACACTAGTGTCCGCCACCGGTGTCGGACACTAGTGTCCTTGCTCAAGACACCGCCTGGCAACTAGTGAGCCACTCACACACCTCAGTAGATTCTTTACTTGCCTTGTGAACAtgtaatgaaacagaaaataaaaataaacataaaggaCTTATGTATTTCTTTTCTGAGAGGGGTTTTCTCTTCAAAATCAGGAATGAAGTTTCACCACCATTATTGCATTCCAGCAGTTCTGCTTTTCTATCTTATTTGCATATCCCTCACAAGATGGGTCCCATAGTGCTGGTAGTTTTTCTATTTCACAAATGAGGTCCTCCGTGTTCAGCTTCTCCTCCACCTTCTTCGAAATTGTCCTTGATAGGCCGTCTCCTTCCATCATGGGATGATGGTGGGTGTCAAACTGAGCGTGAGAAGCTGGCCAGTGGGCAGCGGTGGCGGACACTGGTGGCTACGTGTGAAAGCTTTCATTTAAAACTGCTTTGCAGTGAGTGGCGGCAACCGTCAGTGTCCGCCACGTGTTGCGGGAGCGAGACACCGAAATATCTGTTGCCCGGAAGTTGTCTGCTTGGGACATTGGTGTTGCCTCGTGTGAAAGGCTCCATTTGATAATATGGGAGGCAACTAGTGTCCGACACCGGTGGTGGACACTAGTGTCCTCGTGTGTAAGGGCTCTAAGCGTCATTCCCTCGATGAttcttaaggtgagtttacaccaggcttcaccccacgctgcatgcataagactcgtcaccaactcctcccaatttcttgttagccccgcttactggactgctcatcaagtgtcacgccacaccactaaatcaccctaatgagcagtccagtaggcgggtctaacaagaatttgggaggagctGGTGACGAGTCTTACGCATGTAGCATGGgttgaagcctagtgtaaactcaccgtTAGTTGCTGAAGCTGGGATGAATTTATACGAGGAGGAATTGCTTCTATATCTTGATGCTTTTTACTAATAACTACTGTGTTGACATTTTCTCCGCTCGCTGCTTTCCCTTCTCTTAATTTCCATTTAACTTTCTATTCAGTCGCTTCACAATAAactgataaaacaagaatagACAAAGAATGTTTTTAAATGTCTACAAGGTCAAAATAGTATCCGGAGTTTTAATAGACTTGAAATCAAGTATATTCCAACGTATCTGGAAAGCTCCCGGAGTTCCGGCGTAAACGACCAGTGTTGATTACTTGCCAGTTACATAGTACCCTTGGGCACCAGTGgagggcagaagaagaagaaaactgtaGTTGAATCCatgtgacagaattttgaaacTAAGCATGGAAATTTTTCTCTTGAAAGGTTAATATTTGGAGTTAATCTCGAAATTAAACGGGAGGAAATGGACAAACTTAAGATTTGGACATAAGGAANNNNNNNNNNNNNNNNNNNNNNNNNNNNNNNNNNNNNNNNNNNNNNNNNNNNNNNNNNNNNNNNNNNNNNNNNNNNNNNNNNNNNNNNNNNNNNNNNNNNNNNNNNNNNNNNNNNNNNNNNNNNNNNNNNNNNNNNNNNNNNNNNNNNNNNNNNNNNNNNNNNNNNNNNNNNNNNNNNNNNNNNNNNNNNNNNNNNNNNNNNNNNNNNNNNNNNNNNNNNNNNNNNNNNNNNNNNNNNNNNNNNNNNNNNNNNNNNNNNNNNNNNNNNNNNNNNNNNNNNNNNNNNNNNNNNNNNNNNNNNNNNNNNNNNNNNNNNNNNNNNNNNNNNNNNNNNNNNNNNNNNNNNNNNNNNNNNNNNNNNNNNNNNNNNNNNNNNNNNNNNNNNNNNNNNNNNNNNNNNNNNNNNNNNNNNNNNNNNNNNNNNNNNNNNNNNNNNNNNNNNNNNNNNNNNNNNNNNNNNNNNNNNNNNNNNNNNNNNNNNNNNNNNNNNNNNNNNNNNNaggtgaaatatgtccctgggaagacgaataaggtagcagatgcattatcaagatatgtgtcacaaggtgatagtataaatatgataagtcaagaagaagaaaagaaatgaaacaatgtgcaatgacgtaaaatGTACTCAaccatgcactatacagaggagctttcccgggcaaaatttcataaaggaacaagaaagagatgaagatataagggaactgttcaaatacgttagaaacgaaagaaaacacagccaacaagaattaaccgaactaggtaggaaggttggatgtccacagatgcactaacggacatagatggcgtattaaatttggatgtgtcacgaatatgatcccATTTGGTCCCCCCCCCAATTTCTAGGTTGTACTGCACAaaaagattagtacctaagagtctaagaaacaaggtcattgagctaatgcacgacgatgacatgagagctcacccaggaagggatgagacaattagattaatccaaagaactttccattggaagggaattcacaaagatgttagtaattatgtgaagagctgcaatatatgcaacagctacaagggaagaacagacaaggaagtaccactagggagatatcctatcccacagactcctttcgaaagagtatctattgatcttatcacaaatcttcataccacgagtaaagggaataagaatatactagtatgtatcgacgcgctcacgagatatacagagttggtaccactaactagtaaaagtgccaaggaatgtgcaacc
The nucleotide sequence above comes from Macrobrachium nipponense isolate FS-2020 chromosome 37, ASM1510439v2, whole genome shotgun sequence. Encoded proteins:
- the LOC135208992 gene encoding endocuticle structural glycoprotein SgAbd-8-like, whose translation is MNRLVLLACLVAVVVADSYKTHIPILKDDRTQNSYGEYTFEYETGNGIKRQEAGRQNYGQESSGSWSYTAPEGIPISLQFSAGPQGYVPVGAHLPVGPTPPPLPYQRTGN